One window from the genome of Natronomonas salsuginis encodes:
- a CDS encoding initiation factor 2B: MARETDRASFATIFFRHDAAVLLTRSRGSVEADDEAFDGAWDAVTIPVDATPATVRDRLGARPEIPPDATLVEVGEPYSTPVPDGREATAVPVLLDCRSRTFDVPADATDREWVPPTEMLRRETRDGLWEAYDRVRPTPETLRTDTEHGSGYISIRAMEVVRDAAGAIVGGEDRPDDEWATIAEIADDVLAARPSMAALANRVNRILWRASDDRRAAAVESIAVEELETALRADERAASEAAANVDDNVVLTLSRSGTVLPALTSGPERVIVAESRPAREGIGVAERVADAGIDVTVCVDAAIAHVLATERVDAVLLGADTILRDGTLVNKVGSRGAAIAAAAEGIPVYAVTATDKISPAGTPTLEDGPDEEVYDGDRRVDVSNPTFDTTPSSHLTGLVTEDGILDISAVRDVADAHAERAAWDRA, from the coding sequence ATGGCCCGAGAGACCGATCGAGCATCGTTCGCGACGATCTTCTTCCGGCACGACGCGGCGGTGCTTCTCACTCGATCGCGCGGGTCGGTAGAGGCCGACGACGAGGCGTTCGACGGGGCATGGGATGCGGTGACGATCCCGGTCGACGCGACGCCAGCGACGGTTCGGGACCGACTCGGGGCCCGGCCTGAGATACCACCTGACGCGACGCTCGTCGAGGTGGGAGAACCGTATTCCACGCCCGTACCGGACGGCCGCGAGGCGACCGCTGTCCCGGTGCTGCTCGACTGCCGGTCGCGGACGTTCGATGTTCCGGCGGACGCGACCGATCGTGAGTGGGTTCCGCCGACCGAAATGCTCCGCCGCGAGACGCGAGACGGGCTCTGGGAAGCGTACGACCGCGTTCGACCGACGCCGGAGACGCTGCGGACGGACACCGAACACGGCTCGGGATACATCTCGATTCGCGCGATGGAGGTCGTCCGTGACGCCGCGGGGGCGATCGTCGGCGGCGAGGATCGACCGGACGACGAGTGGGCAACGATCGCCGAGATCGCCGACGACGTGCTGGCCGCGCGGCCGAGCATGGCGGCGCTGGCCAACCGGGTGAACCGGATCCTCTGGCGTGCCTCGGACGACCGACGCGCGGCCGCCGTCGAATCGATCGCCGTCGAAGAGCTCGAAACCGCGCTGCGCGCGGACGAACGCGCCGCGAGCGAAGCGGCGGCGAACGTCGACGACAACGTGGTTCTCACGCTCTCTCGGTCCGGGACCGTGTTACCCGCGCTGACGAGCGGCCCCGAGCGCGTGATCGTCGCCGAATCCCGTCCGGCACGCGAGGGGATCGGCGTCGCAGAGCGCGTCGCAGACGCCGGAATCGACGTGACGGTGTGCGTCGACGCGGCGATCGCGCACGTCCTCGCGACCGAACGGGTCGACGCGGTGCTGTTGGGCGCGGACACGATCCTTCGTGACGGCACGCTCGTCAACAAGGTCGGCTCGCGCGGGGCGGCGATCGCGGCCGCAGCCGAGGGGATTCCGGTGTACGCCGTGACGGCGACCGACAAGATCAGCCCGGCTGGAACGCCGACGCTAGAAGACGGCCCGGACGAGGAGGTGTACGACGGCGACCGCCGTGTCGACGTGTCGAACCCGACGTTCGATACGACGCCGTCGTCCCACCTCACCGGACTCGTCACCGAGGACGGGATATTGGATATCTCTGCGGTGAGAGACGTCGCAGACGCACACGCCGAACGCGCAGCGTGGGATCGAGCCTGA
- a CDS encoding AMP-dependent synthetase/ligase has protein sequence MSGDTAARLDAERAYEDGVIGDTTISRLFEESADRYADRDAQWYKGGIYERSLAPDVVAAAPAGEYASLTYAEMREIVRNLAAGFRGLGVESDTKVGIFANTRMEWAHTDLALLAAGGVVTTVYTESSAEQVQYLLDDPDAAGVVVENAELLERLLTVEDDLDLSFIVVIDEVDGYDDRDDVHTLAAVHERGSEAFDETTYDSWIDERDLDDLASLIYTSGTTGKPKGVRLTHRNFRSNVNGIRKRFSDRPDKPEGTPSIDETDRVLSFLPLAHVFERVSGHFLMFGSGATVAYAESPETVGEDIVTVSPTSASSVPRVYERIYDSLREEAPEAVFERAVPIAREWATTDDPGVGLRIKHAIMDRLVYSSVREKLGGNVEFFVSGGGSLSKRLAELFDGMGIPILEGYGLTETSPVVSVNLPEDYRSGTLGPPLSNVEVRLDESVVSEEQTAAATGAIGELHVKGPSVTDGYWNRPRETEKAFTDDGWFRTGDIIEETTDGYLIYHDRIKQLIVLDTGKNVAPQPIEDEFATSGRIDQAMVIGNDEKFVSALFVPNFEAVRRWAETEGIDLPDDTRAICADERVIEYIGEEVEMVNGSLSEHERIKEFRLVSFEWTPENDLLTPSMKIKRRNVREEFGEQIRDIYGDDDTA, from the coding sequence ATGTCCGGAGACACCGCCGCCCGCCTCGACGCCGAGCGGGCCTACGAGGACGGGGTGATCGGCGACACGACGATCTCCCGCCTATTCGAGGAGAGCGCCGATCGGTACGCAGACCGCGACGCGCAATGGTACAAGGGCGGGATCTACGAGCGCTCGCTGGCCCCCGATGTGGTGGCGGCGGCGCCGGCGGGGGAGTACGCGTCGCTGACGTACGCGGAGATGCGGGAGATCGTCCGCAACCTCGCGGCCGGCTTTCGCGGGTTGGGCGTCGAATCGGACACCAAAGTCGGCATCTTCGCAAACACGCGCATGGAGTGGGCACACACCGACCTGGCGTTGCTTGCCGCCGGCGGGGTCGTGACGACGGTGTACACCGAATCCTCGGCCGAGCAGGTGCAATATCTGCTCGACGACCCCGATGCGGCGGGCGTCGTCGTCGAGAACGCCGAGCTCCTCGAACGGCTCTTGACGGTCGAGGACGACCTCGATCTCTCCTTCATCGTCGTCATCGACGAGGTCGACGGCTATGACGACCGCGACGACGTCCACACGCTCGCGGCGGTCCACGAACGCGGGTCGGAGGCGTTCGACGAGACGACCTACGACTCGTGGATCGACGAGCGCGACCTCGACGACCTCGCGTCGTTGATCTACACCTCCGGCACGACCGGCAAGCCGAAGGGCGTCCGATTGACGCACCGGAACTTCCGATCGAACGTCAACGGCATCCGCAAGCGGTTTTCGGATCGCCCGGACAAACCCGAGGGAACGCCGTCGATCGACGAGACGGATCGCGTTCTCTCGTTTCTGCCGCTCGCGCACGTCTTCGAGCGCGTCTCCGGGCACTTTCTCATGTTCGGCAGCGGCGCGACGGTCGCCTACGCGGAGTCGCCCGAGACCGTCGGCGAGGACATCGTCACCGTCAGCCCGACGAGCGCCTCCTCGGTGCCACGGGTCTACGAGCGCATCTACGACAGCCTCCGCGAGGAGGCCCCGGAGGCGGTGTTCGAGCGAGCGGTCCCGATCGCCCGCGAGTGGGCGACGACCGACGATCCCGGCGTGGGACTCCGGATCAAACACGCGATCATGGATCGGCTCGTCTACTCGTCGGTCAGAGAGAAACTCGGCGGCAACGTCGAGTTCTTCGTCAGCGGCGGCGGCAGCCTCTCGAAGCGACTCGCCGAACTGTTCGACGGGATGGGGATCCCGATTCTCGAGGGATACGGGCTCACCGAGACGTCGCCGGTCGTCTCGGTCAACCTCCCTGAGGACTACCGATCTGGTACGCTCGGCCCGCCGCTGTCGAACGTCGAGGTCCGCCTCGACGAGTCGGTCGTCTCCGAAGAGCAGACGGCGGCCGCCACGGGCGCGATCGGCGAACTCCACGTCAAGGGGCCGAGCGTCACCGACGGCTACTGGAACCGCCCGCGAGAAACCGAGAAGGCGTTCACCGACGACGGCTGGTTCCGGACCGGCGACATCATCGAAGAGACCACCGACGGCTACCTGATCTATCACGATCGGATCAAACAGCTCATCGTCCTCGACACGGGCAAAAACGTCGCTCCGCAGCCGATCGAGGACGAGTTCGCCACCTCCGGTCGGATCGATCAGGCGATGGTGATCGGCAACGACGAGAAGTTCGTCTCGGCGCTCTTCGTGCCGAACTTCGAAGCAGTCCGACGGTGGGCCGAGACCGAGGGGATCGACCTCCCGGACGATACCAGAGCGATCTGTGCGGACGAACGTGTCATCGAGTACATCGGCGAGGAGGTCGAGATGGTCAACGGGAGCCTCTCCGAGCACGAGCGGATCAAGGAGTTCCGGCTGGTCTCCTTCGAGTGGACTCCGGAGAATGATCTGCTGACGCCGTCGATGAAGATCAAACGCCGGAACGTTCGCGAGGAGTTCGGCGAGCAGATCCGCGATATCTACGGAGACGACGACACGGCGTAG
- the cysE gene encoding serine O-acetyltransferase, producing MHPLMLLETIKEDVRTARTKDPAATGFITVALLYSGVHAVWGHRIANRLWTSGFRFSARFLSQFVRFLTGVEIHPAAEIGRRLFIDHGAGVVIGETAEIGDDVLLYHGVTLGGDSMRREKRHPTLEDGVTVGANATLLGDITVGEAASVGAGSVVVDDVAPNTTVVGVPAEPVDNANRSRRTTSR from the coding sequence ATGCATCCACTCATGCTACTCGAGACGATCAAAGAGGACGTTCGAACCGCCCGCACGAAGGACCCGGCTGCGACGGGGTTCATCACCGTCGCGCTCCTGTACTCGGGCGTGCACGCCGTCTGGGGCCACCGGATCGCCAACCGACTGTGGACGAGCGGCTTCCGATTCTCCGCGCGCTTTCTCTCACAGTTCGTCCGGTTTCTGACCGGCGTCGAGATCCACCCCGCCGCCGAGATCGGCCGCCGACTGTTCATCGACCACGGGGCAGGCGTCGTTATCGGCGAGACCGCCGAAATCGGCGACGACGTGCTGTTGTACCACGGCGTCACGCTAGGCGGCGATTCGATGCGACGCGAGAAGCGCCATCCGACGCTCGAGGACGGCGTGACGGTCGGCGCGAACGCGACGTTGCTCGGCGACATCACCGTCGGCGAGGCGGCGTCGGTGGGGGCGGGCAGCGTCGTCGTCGACGACGTGGCACCGAACACGACCGTCGTTGGCGTCCCGGCCGAACCGGTTGACAACGCGAACCGATCCCGACGCACCACCTCCCGATGA
- the purB gene encoding adenylosuccinate lyase yields the protein MTDRGPLHAVSPLDGRYARYTEPLTEYASEAALMRARVHVEVEYLLALADLDATPLELDEATRSALRGLYTDFDTDDADVIKGLETEGHAGYTATNHDVKAVEYFVRLHLPDEESQGPWVHFGLTSEDVNNLAHRLLLKPAVDEVLVPTIRDLRDDLAADAREYRTLPMLARTHGQPATPTTYGKELAVYAARLGRALGRLDAANDELSGKLAGASGTYAAHRAAYPGVDWRAFSRAFVESLGLEHVPLSTQVNPCDDLAAVFDALRGVNNVLRDLDLDVWLYVSDRYLGQEAVEGETGSSTMPHKVNPIDFENSEGNLTKANSDLTFLADYVTTSRLQRDLSDSTVKRNVGAALAHCLIGYEKTANGLSKVTPNETVMREELQANPEVIGEAVQTILRREGDTDAYERIKALTRGQRATLEDFRDLFDDLDVDESVREELHALTPAGYTGYGDELVDEL from the coding sequence ATGACAGATCGGGGGCCGCTACACGCCGTTTCACCGCTGGACGGCCGGTACGCACGCTATACGGAACCGCTCACCGAATACGCCAGCGAGGCCGCGCTCATGCGAGCGCGCGTTCACGTTGAGGTCGAGTACCTCCTCGCGCTGGCGGATCTCGACGCGACGCCGCTGGAACTCGACGAGGCGACGCGATCGGCGCTTCGGGGACTCTACACTGACTTCGACACCGACGACGCCGACGTGATAAAGGGGCTCGAGACCGAGGGCCACGCCGGCTACACCGCGACAAACCACGACGTGAAGGCCGTCGAGTACTTCGTTCGACTGCATCTCCCCGATGAGGAGTCCCAGGGGCCGTGGGTCCACTTCGGGCTGACGAGCGAGGACGTGAACAACCTCGCCCACCGGCTGTTGCTCAAGCCCGCCGTCGACGAGGTCCTCGTTCCGACGATCCGCGACCTTCGCGACGACCTCGCCGCCGACGCGCGGGAGTATCGCACCCTTCCGATGTTGGCTCGGACCCACGGGCAACCGGCGACGCCGACGACGTACGGCAAGGAGCTCGCGGTGTACGCCGCCCGCCTCGGCCGCGCGCTCGGCCGCCTCGACGCCGCGAACGACGAGCTCTCGGGGAAGCTCGCAGGCGCGTCGGGGACCTACGCGGCCCACCGCGCCGCCTACCCCGGCGTGGACTGGCGGGCGTTCTCCCGAGCGTTCGTCGAGTCGCTCGGTCTCGAACACGTCCCGCTGTCGACGCAGGTCAACCCCTGCGACGACCTCGCGGCGGTCTTCGACGCCCTCCGCGGCGTCAACAACGTGCTGCGCGATCTCGATCTCGACGTGTGGCTCTACGTCTCCGATCGCTACCTCGGACAGGAGGCGGTCGAGGGCGAGACCGGCTCCTCGACGATGCCCCACAAAGTGAACCCTATCGACTTCGAGAACAGCGAGGGGAATCTGACGAAGGCGAACTCGGATCTCACCTTCCTCGCCGACTACGTCACGACCTCCCGACTCCAGCGGGACCTCTCGGATTCGACGGTGAAACGGAACGTCGGCGCGGCGCTGGCACACTGTCTCATCGGCTATGAAAAAACCGCGAACGGCCTCTCGAAGGTGACGCCGAACGAGACGGTCATGCGCGAGGAGCTGCAAGCCAATCCCGAGGTGATCGGGGAGGCCGTCCAGACGATCCTCAGACGCGAGGGCGACACGGACGCCTACGAGCGGATCAAGGCGCTCACCCGCGGCCAACGGGCCACGCTCGAGGACTTCCGCGACCTGTTCGACGACCTCGACGTCGACGAGTCCGTGCGCGAGGAACTCCACGCGCTGACGCCCGCCGGTTACACCGGCTACGGCGACGAACTGGTCGACGAGCTGTGA
- the purH gene encoding bifunctional phosphoribosylaminoimidazolecarboxamide formyltransferase/IMP cyclohydrolase has translation MKLAGMASNRGRNLLHMADTAPGGAEFAVVLSNEEGAPIIEGATERGIPTEVVARDDDESREEHEQRVIERLDGYDVDLVCLDGYMRILTETFLEATPRTLNVHPSLLPSFPGIDAHEQVLEAGVSVTGCTVHVVDETVDGGPIVTQEPVPVYDGDGTDDLKRRVLHEAEFSAYPRAVKWFAEDRVTVTDGDVTVDGDDGGQFPARRLTSEDRGRELRYGENPHQDAAVYLDEACEEASVVHAGQLNEGAKALSYNNYNDADGALNLIKEFAEPAAAVIKHTNPAGCATADDLASAYESALATDPMSAFGGIVALNRECDAATAEAITDSFKEVVIAPGYTDAALDVLFEKENLRVLDVGDLDEISEPLVEGDLVGGRLVQERDLQSISLADLEVVTDREPTDEQLETMCFAWQTIKHVKSNAILFATDTETVGVGMGQVSRVDAVRLAAIKADEHAEGKDAEGAVMASDAFFPFPDGIEVAAEAGIEAVVQPGGSVNDEDVIAAANEHDIAMAFTGQRAFKH, from the coding sequence ATGAAACTCGCCGGCATGGCTTCGAACCGCGGTCGGAATCTGCTTCACATGGCTGACACCGCGCCGGGCGGTGCGGAGTTCGCGGTCGTCCTCTCGAACGAGGAGGGCGCGCCCATCATCGAGGGCGCGACGGAGCGCGGCATCCCGACCGAAGTCGTCGCGCGCGACGACGATGAATCGCGGGAAGAACACGAGCAGCGGGTCATCGAGCGCCTCGACGGATACGACGTCGACCTCGTCTGTCTCGACGGGTACATGCGTATCCTAACGGAGACGTTCCTCGAGGCGACCCCGCGGACGCTCAACGTCCATCCGTCGCTGTTGCCGTCGTTCCCGGGGATTGACGCTCACGAGCAGGTGCTGGAAGCGGGCGTCTCCGTCACCGGCTGCACCGTCCACGTCGTCGACGAGACGGTCGACGGCGGGCCGATCGTCACCCAAGAGCCGGTCCCGGTCTACGATGGCGACGGGACGGACGATCTCAAACGACGCGTCCTCCACGAGGCGGAGTTCAGCGCGTATCCGCGCGCAGTGAAGTGGTTCGCCGAGGATCGCGTCACCGTTACCGACGGCGACGTGACGGTCGACGGCGACGACGGCGGGCAGTTTCCCGCGCGCCGACTCACCAGCGAGGACCGCGGGCGTGAACTCCGCTACGGCGAGAACCCCCACCAGGACGCCGCGGTGTATCTCGATGAGGCCTGCGAGGAGGCGAGCGTCGTTCACGCCGGCCAGCTGAACGAGGGCGCGAAGGCGCTGTCGTACAACAACTACAACGACGCCGACGGCGCGCTGAACCTCATCAAGGAGTTCGCCGAGCCCGCGGCGGCGGTGATCAAACACACGAACCCCGCCGGCTGTGCGACCGCCGACGATCTCGCGTCGGCCTACGAGTCCGCTCTCGCGACCGATCCGATGAGCGCTTTCGGCGGCATCGTCGCCTTGAATCGCGAGTGCGACGCCGCGACCGCGGAGGCGATCACCGACTCGTTCAAGGAGGTCGTCATCGCGCCCGGCTACACCGATGCCGCCCTCGACGTCCTCTTCGAGAAGGAGAACCTCCGAGTGTTGGATGTCGGCGACCTCGACGAGATCTCCGAACCACTCGTCGAGGGCGATCTCGTCGGCGGTCGGCTGGTTCAAGAGCGCGATCTCCAGTCGATCTCGCTCGCGGACCTCGAGGTCGTCACCGATCGCGAACCGACCGACGAGCAACTCGAAACGATGTGTTTCGCCTGGCAGACGATCAAACACGTCAAGTCCAACGCGATCCTCTTTGCGACGGACACCGAGACCGTCGGCGTCGGGATGGGCCAGGTCTCTCGCGTCGACGCCGTCCGGCTGGCGGCGATCAAGGCCGACGAGCACGCGGAGGGGAAAGACGCCGAGGGCGCCGTGATGGCGTCTGACGCCTTCTTCCCGTTCCCCGACGGCATCGAGGTCGCCGCCGAGGCGGGCATCGAGGCGGTCGTCCAGCCCGGCGGCTCGGTGAACGACGAGGACGTGATCGCGGCCGCGAACGAACACGACATCGCGATGGCGTTCACCGGCCAGCGGGCGTTCAAGCACTGA
- the aglM gene encoding UDP-glucose 6-dehydrogenase AglM yields the protein MNASVVGSGYVGTTLSACLADMGHEVTAIDIDEETVERLNGGEARIHEPGLGPLLSAYAGGRLQATTEHVAAAETDVTFLAVGTPSNPDGSIDASILLAAAEDIGRAIADKDGYHLVVVKSTVMPDVIDEEVIPQIEAASEKTDGEEIGVAVNPEFQREGSAVRDFMEPDKIVLGTDGDERALDILAELYQPLVSDWEVPVVETGRREAAMIKYANNAFLAAKISLINDLGNVCKLFDVDAYEVADAIGLDDRIGEQFLRSGVGWGGSCFPKDTAALVAGARAAGYEPLMIEAAVELNDRQPERLLELLDRHVDVEGKRIAVLGLAFKPGTDDIRGTRAKPVIEGLLARGADVVAYDPLAAETMAEEFPKIEYAESAAEALEDAHGAAVVTDWPEFADLDAAFDAMANPVVIDGRRIVERRRGIVYEGLTW from the coding sequence ATGAACGCAAGCGTCGTCGGGAGCGGCTACGTCGGGACGACCCTGTCGGCCTGTCTCGCCGACATGGGCCACGAAGTGACGGCGATCGACATCGATGAGGAGACCGTCGAGCGCCTCAACGGGGGCGAAGCGAGGATTCACGAGCCGGGGCTCGGTCCGCTCCTCTCGGCGTACGCCGGCGGTCGCCTGCAAGCAACGACGGAGCACGTCGCCGCGGCAGAGACGGACGTAACCTTTCTCGCAGTCGGGACGCCGTCGAACCCCGACGGCTCGATCGACGCCTCGATACTGCTCGCTGCGGCCGAGGATATCGGTCGCGCGATCGCCGACAAGGACGGCTACCACCTCGTCGTCGTCAAGTCGACGGTCATGCCGGACGTGATCGACGAGGAGGTGATTCCGCAGATCGAAGCCGCCTCCGAGAAGACCGACGGAGAGGAGATCGGCGTCGCTGTCAACCCGGAGTTCCAGCGGGAAGGGAGCGCAGTGCGGGACTTCATGGAGCCCGACAAGATCGTGCTGGGAACGGACGGCGACGAGCGCGCGCTCGACATTCTGGCCGAACTCTACCAGCCGCTCGTGAGCGACTGGGAGGTGCCGGTCGTCGAGACAGGGCGTCGGGAGGCCGCGATGATCAAGTACGCCAACAACGCCTTCCTCGCGGCGAAGATCAGCCTGATAAACGACCTCGGCAACGTCTGTAAGCTGTTCGACGTCGACGCCTACGAGGTCGCCGACGCGATCGGCCTCGACGACCGGATCGGCGAGCAGTTCCTCCGCTCGGGCGTCGGCTGGGGCGGCAGCTGCTTCCCGAAAGACACCGCCGCGCTCGTCGCCGGGGCCAGGGCCGCCGGCTACGAACCGCTGATGATCGAGGCGGCGGTCGAACTCAACGACCGCCAGCCCGAGCGCCTGCTCGAACTCCTCGACAGGCACGTCGATGTCGAAGGAAAGCGGATCGCCGTGCTGGGCCTCGCGTTCAAGCCGGGCACCGACGACATCCGCGGGACGCGCGCGAAGCCGGTGATCGAGGGGCTGCTCGCCCGCGGTGCGGACGTCGTCGCCTACGACCCGCTCGCCGCCGAGACGATGGCCGAGGAGTTCCCCAAGATCGAGTACGCCGAGTCGGCCGCTGAAGCGCTGGAAGACGCCCACGGAGCCGCGGTCGTGACCGACTGGCCCGAGTTCGCCGATCTCGACGCGGCGTTCGACGCGATGGCCAACCCCGTCGTGATCGACGGCCGACGGATCGTCGAGCGCCGACGCGGGATCGTCTACGAGGGGCTGACCTGGTGA
- the trmY gene encoding tRNA (pseudouridine(54)-N(1))-methyltransferase TrmY, producing the protein MRQFVLLAHELAAPDAADLSLDDLPGTGRLDLLSRCVTSALLLSHDIREDVRVHLVADGYVVRFEGADLRRINPDERSTAARIRDAFAAREGAIGAMAATPSPGVSIRRGDFETVLDDLEDVTLLELHDDGRPVVDLDPPENPAFVLSDHRDFTDEEADLLAARADKRVSLGPRILHANQAITVAHNYLDTDGYRDY; encoded by the coding sequence ATGCGCCAGTTCGTCCTCCTCGCCCACGAACTCGCCGCCCCGGACGCGGCCGATCTCAGCCTCGACGACCTCCCGGGGACGGGCCGGCTCGACCTCCTCTCGCGCTGCGTCACAAGCGCGCTGTTGCTCTCGCACGATATCCGCGAAGACGTCCGGGTTCACCTCGTCGCCGACGGCTACGTCGTCCGGTTCGAGGGCGCAGACCTCCGACGGATCAACCCCGACGAGCGCTCGACCGCGGCGCGCATCCGCGACGCCTTCGCCGCGCGCGAGGGCGCGATCGGCGCGATGGCTGCCACGCCCTCGCCGGGCGTCTCGATTCGGCGGGGGGACTTCGAGACGGTGCTCGACGACCTCGAGGACGTGACGCTTCTCGAACTCCACGACGACGGTCGGCCCGTCGTCGATCTCGACCCGCCGGAGAACCCCGCGTTCGTCCTCTCGGATCACCGCGACTTCACCGACGAAGAGGCCGACCTGCTCGCAGCGCGCGCCGACAAGCGGGTGTCGCTCGGCCCGCGAATCCTGCACGCCAACCAGGCGATCACCGTCGCGCACAACTACCTCGACACGGACGGCTATCGGGATTACTGA
- the lysA gene encoding diaminopimelate decarboxylase → MSLVDSAAIKRLADWDGDRLERLAAAHDTPLYVTDHDRIRENFARFDAAFDFAHVMYAAKANTGRAVIQTLYDAGADIECAAAGELDRALKAGVAPEDLQYTAVNPPDRDLDYAVDLWADTPELTITAGAEMTLDRLESRGFDGRLAIRVNPGIGTGHHEKVATGKDAKFGVAYDEVPELVADARERFEFVGLHAHVGSGVLSGDLDDHRRALQKVADLAERVGSLEFLDLGGGFGVPYRPEEPPLDIEAAAEMVREVTDGVDATIALEPGRYLLADAGALLTRVNTVKETPETRVVGVDAGLTALIRPAMFDSYHHIRNVTGGDREPVESSVGGPLCTSADVFCTDRPIPRAEANDLLAIGNVGAYGINLANQFHSQPKPGEVAIEGDDERVTRRRETFEDLTRLEDEVPGDQ, encoded by the coding sequence ATGAGTCTCGTCGATAGCGCGGCGATCAAGCGGCTCGCCGACTGGGACGGCGACCGCCTCGAACGACTCGCCGCCGCGCACGATACCCCGCTGTACGTCACCGACCACGACCGGATCCGCGAGAACTTCGCCCGATTTGACGCGGCGTTCGACTTCGCCCACGTCATGTACGCGGCGAAGGCCAACACCGGACGGGCGGTCATCCAAACGCTGTACGACGCCGGAGCCGACATCGAGTGCGCCGCCGCCGGCGAACTCGACCGGGCGTTGAAGGCCGGTGTCGCTCCCGAGGATCTCCAGTACACCGCGGTCAATCCACCGGATCGCGACCTCGATTACGCGGTCGATCTCTGGGCGGACACGCCCGAACTGACGATCACGGCGGGCGCGGAGATGACGCTCGATCGCCTCGAATCGCGCGGCTTCGACGGCCGCCTTGCGATCCGCGTCAACCCGGGGATCGGGACCGGTCACCACGAGAAGGTTGCCACGGGGAAGGACGCGAAGTTCGGCGTCGCCTACGACGAAGTGCCGGAACTCGTCGCCGACGCTCGCGAGCGCTTCGAGTTCGTCGGGCTACACGCCCACGTCGGGAGCGGCGTCCTCTCCGGCGACCTCGACGACCATCGGCGCGCGCTGCAGAAAGTCGCCGACCTCGCCGAGCGCGTCGGCAGTCTGGAGTTCCTCGACCTCGGCGGCGGGTTCGGCGTTCCGTACCGCCCCGAGGAACCGCCGCTCGACATCGAGGCGGCCGCCGAGATGGTCCGTGAGGTGACCGACGGCGTGGACGCGACGATCGCGCTCGAACCGGGGCGCTACCTCCTCGCCGACGCCGGGGCGCTTCTCACCCGCGTCAACACGGTCAAGGAGACTCCGGAAACGCGCGTCGTCGGCGTCGACGCCGGGCTCACCGCGTTGATCCGCCCGGCGATGTTCGATTCGTATCACCACATTAGGAACGTGACCGGCGGCGACCGCGAGCCGGTCGAATCGAGCGTCGGCGGCCCACTTTGCACCAGCGCCGACGTGTTCTGCACCGATCGACCGATCCCGCGCGCTGAGGCGAACGATCTGCTCGCGATCGGCAACGTCGGCGCCTACGGGATCAACCTCGCGAACCAGTTTCACTCCCAGCCAAAGCCCGGCGAGGTCGCCATCGAGGGCGACGACGAGCGCGTGACGCGACGGCGGGAGACGTTCGAGGATTTGACGCGGCTGGAGGACGAAGTGCCCGGCGATCAGTGA
- a CDS encoding GNAT family N-acetyltransferase, giving the protein MVSRVGSTDMEIREATAEDGPAVRSIALQSMEASYSLSPTTIESAIQQWYGDDRFDDLLADDDVLILIVERNEEPVAFSESALIDDRGDIHWIHVAAMHRGEGIGQALYEATRERLEAEGAETIRGLVLAMNSEGNRFWEEHGLHYIGERTVDIDGTSFVENIYIDQEVVELEPIVVDDQDLFIDRGDAERGSEGPFYTVYTDEECENRYSYYCGNCGTLITAMDTMGRLSCDECGNQLKPTRWDAAW; this is encoded by the coding sequence ATGGTATCTCGTGTGGGATCTACTGACATGGAGATCCGCGAAGCCACGGCTGAAGACGGTCCAGCAGTTCGCTCCATCGCGCTGCAGTCGATGGAAGCGTCGTACTCGTTGAGCCCGACTACCATCGAAAGCGCGATCCAACAATGGTACGGCGACGATCGCTTCGACGACCTCCTCGCGGACGACGACGTGCTTATCCTCATCGTCGAGCGCAACGAGGAACCCGTCGCGTTCTCCGAGAGCGCCCTCATCGACGACCGGGGAGATATCCACTGGATCCACGTCGCCGCGATGCATCGTGGCGAGGGGATCGGGCAAGCGCTCTACGAGGCGACGCGCGAGCGACTCGAAGCTGAGGGGGCGGAGACGATCCGCGGGCTCGTTCTCGCCATGAACTCCGAGGGGAACCGCTTTTGGGAGGAACACGGGCTCCACTACATCGGCGAGCGGACCGTCGATATCGACGGCACGTCGTTCGTCGAGAACATCTACATCGATCAGGAGGTCGTCGAACTCGAACCGATCGTCGTGGACGATCAGGATCTGTTCATCGATCGCGGAGACGCCGAACGCGGCTCCGAGGGTCCGTTCTACACGGTGTACACCGACGAGGAGTGCGAGAACCGCTACAGCTACTACTGTGGGAACTGCGGGACGCTCATCACCGCGATGGACACCATGGGACGGCTCTCCTGCGACGAGTGTGGAAACCAGTTGAAACCGACCCGATGGGACGCGGCCTGGTGA